Proteins from a single region of Dehalococcoidia bacterium:
- a CDS encoding dihydroorotate dehydrogenase 2 has translation MIYKLLILPILQLINPEVSHFLAEKLLQIPLFKLFNPISYSKKYENITTNIDDIKLESPIGLAAGYDKNCKTLNPLLSLGFGFVTGGTITLQERFGNPKPRLFHIPEKKALINSLGFPSIGLDNVERNLSKNGISDGIFLSVSGITEDEIITCVKRLECHTKLFEINISSPNTSGLRVFHDPPQLSKLIEKLKSISNNKILIKLPPWDEKNKEEYLSLAQTSLLAGADGLVIANSLPVVNSKLAVGKGGISGKVLTENTLRMIAEIRTSLGPDPIIVACGGIFDEKDVWNCLALGADLCQAYTGFIYNGPFFAYSINKKLSKLMKEKNINKLEQIKGLGLI, from the coding sequence TTGATTTACAAATTACTAATATTACCAATTCTACAACTTATAAATCCAGAGGTGTCTCACTTTCTGGCTGAAAAATTACTACAAATACCTCTATTTAAATTATTTAACCCTATCAGTTATTCAAAAAAATACGAAAATATTACTACAAATATTGATGATATAAAGCTTGAATCTCCTATAGGATTGGCAGCAGGTTATGATAAAAATTGTAAAACTCTAAATCCACTCTTATCACTAGGTTTCGGTTTTGTAACCGGAGGAACCATAACACTACAGGAAAGGTTCGGGAATCCCAAGCCTAGATTATTTCATATACCAGAAAAGAAAGCCTTAATTAATTCTTTAGGATTTCCAAGCATTGGTCTTGATAATGTGGAAAGAAATTTAAGTAAGAACGGTATATCTGATGGTATTTTTTTGTCTGTATCTGGTATAACAGAGGATGAAATAATTACTTGTGTAAAAAGATTAGAGTGTCATACTAAGCTTTTTGAAATAAATATATCTAGCCCTAATACATCTGGGTTAAGGGTATTTCATGATCCACCCCAACTATCAAAACTAATAGAAAAATTAAAAAGTATCTCCAATAATAAAATATTGATAAAATTACCACCTTGGGATGAGAAAAATAAAGAAGAATATTTATCTTTAGCCCAAACTAGTTTATTAGCTGGAGCTGATGGATTAGTTATAGCTAACAGTTTACCAGTTGTTAATAGTAAATTGGCAGTTGGAAAAGGTGGTATATCTGGCAAAGTCCTTACAGAAAATACTCTAAGAATGATTGCAGAAATAAGGACTTCTTTAGGCCCTGATCCGATTATTGTTGCATGTGGAGGGATTTTTGATGAAAAGGATGTATGGAATTGCTTAGCTCTAGGTGCAGATCTATGCCAAGCATATACTGGATTCATTTATAATGGCCCATTTTTTGCTTACTCCATTAATAAAAAACTTTCAAAACTAATGAAAGAAAAGAATATAAATAAATTAGAACAAATTAAGGGATTAGGCTTAATCTAA
- a CDS encoding PfkB family carbohydrate kinase, whose protein sequence is MKLSTIERSITVLGALNMDLIMDLKRPAKPGETIVGKKFYTAPGGKGGNQAVAAARVSNDHSVIFLGAVGNDNYGHELRNYLNNERVITQEIFVDDKNHSGIAIIFTDNDGENYVNAVYGANRIKNNSIIDSFNKNLDQTKILITQNEMDKDITKECMEIANKNGIPIILDPAPYNKTLNNDYYSLADIITPNEIEAEYMTKIKIKNIDDAKLAGKKLLQKGIKNCVITLGENGAYFINEEKAKYLPPFKIDKVKASVAAGDAFTGILGASISSGLDIFDSLEIAIIGSALSTTKNGAQESMPYYSEIIKELD, encoded by the coding sequence ATGAAATTATCAACAATAGAAAGATCAATAACAGTCCTTGGAGCTCTTAATATGGATTTGATAATGGATCTTAAAAGACCAGCAAAACCAGGTGAAACTATTGTTGGTAAAAAGTTTTATACTGCTCCTGGTGGAAAGGGTGGAAATCAAGCAGTTGCAGCAGCCAGGGTTTCAAATGACCATTCAGTAATTTTTTTAGGTGCAGTAGGAAATGATAACTACGGACATGAATTAAGAAATTATCTTAATAATGAAAGGGTTATTACTCAAGAAATATTTGTTGATGATAAAAATCATAGCGGTATAGCAATTATTTTTACTGATAATGATGGAGAAAATTATGTAAATGCTGTTTATGGAGCTAATAGAATAAAAAATAATTCTATTATAGATTCATTTAATAAAAATCTAGATCAAACAAAAATATTAATTACACAAAATGAGATGGATAAAGATATAACGAAAGAATGTATGGAAATAGCTAATAAGAATGGGATACCGATAATCTTAGATCCAGCTCCATACAATAAAACTTTAAACAATGATTATTATTCTTTGGCAGATATAATAACTCCAAATGAAATAGAAGCAGAATATATGACTAAAATAAAAATTAAAAATATTGATGATGCAAAATTAGCAGGGAAAAAATTATTACAAAAAGGTATTAAAAATTGTGTAATTACTTTAGGTGAAAATGGAGCTTATTTTATAAATGAAGAAAAGGCAAAATATCTACCTCCATTCAAAATAGATAAAGTTAAGGCAAGTGTAGCAGCTGGTGATGCATTCACAGGAATTCTAGGAGCATCTATTTCTTCAGGATTAGATATATTTGATTCTCTAGAAATTGCCATTATAGGATCTGCGTTAAGCACAACAAAGAATGGGGCTCAAGAATCAATGCCTTACTATTCTGAAATAATAAAAGAGTTAGATTAA
- a CDS encoding MoaD family protein — MANVKIPTPLRPLTNNLTSIDIDGSNVIQLIENLNDKFPGFKDKIMEENSLKHFVNIYINGEDIRYIDSMFTEIKEGDEVSIVPAVAGG, encoded by the coding sequence ATGGCAAACGTTAAGATACCTACTCCATTGAGACCATTAACAAATAATCTCACATCAATTGATATAGATGGATCTAATGTAATTCAATTGATAGAAAATTTAAATGACAAATTTCCGGGATTTAAGGATAAAATAATGGAAGAAAATTCTTTAAAACATTTCGTAAATATTTACATTAATGGTGAAGATATTAGATATATCGACTCTATGTTTACTGAAATCAAAGAAGGAGATGAAGTGTCGATTGTTCCAGCAGTTGCAGGTGGCTAA
- the aroB gene encoding 3-dehydroquinate synthase, which yields MNNNYLASEVNTSQGNYRVIVGRDILKELGNELDYAGLGGKKCFLISDKSMFPKNTKILHESLESQGFITNSLSIDFSETLKNYNTVSKLYNWLADMKVERKDFIISFGGGVAGDIVGFVASTYLRGIPFIQIPTTLAAMTDASIGGKVAYNLDHGKNLVGAFYQPKLVFEELSFLDTLPEREKISGWAEAIKHSIILDKNLFDEFKLNRKKIYDLDNDFSAEILKRSVKIKADIVSKDEFETGEDRIKLNYGHTVGHAIEKVSNYNSFLHGEAVSIGMMVAIKISEKIGMINQSSVIEQKNILEDYNLPTSAENIDKQKIFEAIKMDKKNVDGKVKWILLDALGKSKIVRGVDDKIVNEAINEVIF from the coding sequence ATGAATAATAATTATTTGGCCTCTGAAGTTAATACATCTCAAGGTAATTACAGAGTAATTGTAGGTAGAGATATACTTAAAGAATTGGGAAATGAATTAGATTATGCTGGATTGGGAGGTAAAAAATGCTTCTTGATTTCTGATAAGTCAATGTTCCCTAAAAATACAAAGATTCTTCATGAATCATTAGAATCTCAAGGATTTATCACAAATAGCTTATCTATAGATTTTTCTGAAACTCTAAAAAATTACAACACAGTAAGTAAACTTTATAACTGGCTTGCAGATATGAAAGTTGAAAGAAAGGATTTTATAATTTCATTTGGTGGAGGAGTGGCAGGAGATATAGTAGGTTTTGTAGCTTCAACATATCTTAGAGGTATTCCTTTTATTCAGATACCTACTACTCTTGCAGCAATGACTGATGCTTCAATAGGTGGGAAAGTTGCCTACAACTTAGATCATGGCAAGAATTTGGTAGGTGCTTTTTACCAACCTAAATTAGTTTTTGAAGAATTAAGTTTCTTAGATACTTTACCTGAAAGAGAAAAAATAAGTGGATGGGCAGAGGCAATAAAACATTCAATTATATTAGATAAAAATTTATTCGATGAATTTAAGCTTAACAGAAAGAAAATCTATGACCTTGATAATGATTTTTCTGCTGAAATATTGAAAAGGTCAGTCAAAATTAAAGCTGATATTGTTTCAAAAGATGAATTCGAAACAGGAGAAGATAGAATTAAGTTAAACTATGGGCATACTGTTGGTCATGCAATTGAAAAAGTATCAAATTATAATTCATTTCTACATGGCGAAGCAGTTAGTATCGGAATGATGGTTGCTATAAAAATTTCTGAGAAAATTGGTATGATTAATCAATCATCCGTAATTGAACAAAAAAATATTCTTGAAGACTATAATCTTCCTACAAGTGCTGAAAATATAGATAAACAAAAAATTTTTGAAGCCATAAAAATGGATAAAAAGAATGTTGATGGCAAGGTTAAATGGATCTTATTAGATGCTTTAGGTAAATCAAAAATCGTAAGAGGAGTGGATGATAAAATTGTGAACGAAGCAATAAATGAGGTTATTTTTTAG
- a CDS encoding shikimate kinase encodes MGIKNNLNNIFLIGFSGSGKSKIGKILSRSLSYKFIDTDRYIEHIKKKKVHEIINEEGELSFRNIETEILHNLDYTKNNLVVSTGGGIPTIEQNNIIMKRSGIIIWLYASLEIIKDRLNKTKEIRPLLGNNLRSEKVDEMFNKRQKNYTIADIKINTDLKDPKAIMEEIEGLINE; translated from the coding sequence ATGGGAATCAAAAATAATCTAAATAATATTTTTCTCATAGGTTTTTCGGGCTCTGGCAAGAGTAAAATAGGAAAAATTTTGTCTAGATCTTTAAGTTATAAATTTATAGATACAGATAGATATATTGAACATATAAAGAAAAAAAAAGTGCACGAAATTATTAATGAGGAAGGAGAATTAAGTTTTAGAAATATTGAAACTGAAATTCTGCATAATCTTGACTATACAAAAAATAATTTAGTAGTTTCTACTGGTGGTGGAATTCCTACAATTGAGCAAAATAATATAATAATGAAAAGATCTGGAATTATTATATGGCTATATGCTTCATTAGAAATAATTAAGGATAGACTAAACAAGACCAAAGAAATAAGACCCTTATTAGGTAATAATCTAAGGTCTGAAAAAGTAGATGAAATGTTTAATAAAAGACAGAAAAATTATACTATTGCTGATATAAAAATTAATACTGACTTAAAGGATCCAAAAGCTATTATGGAAGAAATTGAAGGCTTAATAAATGAATAA
- the aroC gene encoding chorismate synthase: MTKFRFLTAGESHGQGLNVILEGIPSNLSISEDFIEKDMSRRQKGYGSGGRMKIEKDRAEIKSGVRHGKTLGSPISLWIENKDWKNWTIPMSVKEVDPEENIKSQTRIVPGHADFAGSLKYNHKDSRNVLERASARETAARVAAAAICRKFLSELGIDIRSRVKSVGWESSEIDDIESIDWTFVEKSEVRASNELEDTKFKKVIDKVKKERTTIGGVFQVVANGIPLGLGSHTQWDKKLDGKIAQAMISINAVKGVEIGNGFENTKKFGNKVQDVIEPNKNDIRNFSHISNHSGGIEGGMSNGNSIIINVAIKPIATMTRPLPSVDLLTGEIVEASYNRSDICQVSRACPVGEAMIALTITEEILEKFGGDSLQEIKRNYASYLKTFKEYGNQK, from the coding sequence ATGACAAAATTTAGATTCTTAACAGCTGGAGAATCCCATGGTCAGGGATTAAATGTAATTTTAGAAGGCATACCTTCAAATCTGAGCATTTCTGAGGACTTTATTGAAAAGGATATGTCAAGGCGCCAAAAAGGATATGGGTCTGGTGGTCGTATGAAGATAGAAAAAGATAGAGCTGAAATAAAATCAGGTGTAAGGCACGGTAAAACTTTAGGTTCACCAATTTCATTATGGATAGAGAATAAGGATTGGAAAAATTGGACTATTCCTATGTCAGTTAAAGAGGTAGATCCTGAAGAAAATATTAAATCACAAACAAGGATTGTTCCCGGTCATGCTGATTTTGCAGGATCTTTAAAATATAATCACAAAGATTCAAGAAATGTTTTAGAAAGAGCAAGTGCAAGAGAAACCGCTGCAAGAGTAGCAGCTGCCGCTATATGCAGAAAATTTCTTTCAGAATTAGGCATAGATATAAGATCAAGAGTTAAATCAGTAGGGTGGGAATCCTCTGAAATAGATGATATAGAATCTATTGATTGGACTTTTGTAGAAAAGTCTGAAGTAAGAGCATCAAATGAGCTAGAAGATACAAAATTTAAGAAAGTAATAGACAAAGTAAAAAAAGAACGAACTACTATTGGAGGTGTTTTTCAAGTTGTAGCTAATGGTATCCCATTGGGGCTAGGAAGTCATACACAGTGGGATAAAAAACTAGATGGAAAAATCGCACAAGCAATGATTTCAATTAATGCTGTAAAAGGAGTTGAAATTGGTAATGGTTTTGAAAATACTAAAAAATTTGGTAATAAAGTTCAAGACGTAATTGAACCAAATAAGAATGATATAAGAAATTTCTCACATATATCAAATCATTCCGGAGGTATTGAAGGTGGTATGTCTAATGGGAACTCTATAATTATAAATGTGGCTATTAAGCCTATTGCTACTATGACAAGACCTTTGCCTTCAGTAGACTTGTTAACAGGTGAAATTGTTGAAGCTTCATACAACCGATCTGATATTTGCCAAGTTTCTCGAGCATGTCCTGTAGGAGAAGCGATGATAGCCTTAACTATAACTGAAGAAATTTTAGAAAAATTTGGTGGAGATAGTCTTCAAGAAATTAAAAGAAATTACGCTTCTTACTTAAAAACATTTAAAGAATATGGGAATCAAAAATAA
- the aroE gene encoding shikimate dehydrogenase yields the protein MVREIGIIGYPLGHTLSPRIHESAFDALNLDIKFTVWETELSNLDKIINNLRSNNILGSCVTLPYKQEVIKYIDQLDKTAIEMDAVNWIVNKKGKLLGYNTDWEGFRESLRFINYDQRNKNCLILGAGGSAKAICMSLIKSNSKKIYIYNRTKSNAEKLLDNFSNHKNKIEIIEKNYLNNFSFMKNIDLIINTTSLGMTGGPNPKISPINTDIINKNALCYDLVYSPSMTPLLIGAKKNNIKFLGGLSMLVFQAALGFKLTTNLEPPIEIMLNSVGIER from the coding sequence ATGGTTAGAGAAATAGGAATAATAGGATACCCTTTAGGTCATACCTTATCTCCAAGGATTCATGAGTCTGCCTTCGATGCCTTAAACTTAGATATTAAATTTACTGTATGGGAAACTGAACTTTCAAACTTAGATAAGATTATAAATAATCTTAGATCAAATAATATTTTGGGTTCTTGTGTAACTCTACCATACAAACAAGAAGTAATAAAATATATTGATCAACTTGATAAAACAGCTATAGAAATGGATGCTGTCAATTGGATAGTAAATAAAAAAGGTAAACTGTTGGGTTATAACACTGATTGGGAAGGATTTAGAGAAAGCTTAAGATTTATAAATTATGATCAAAGAAATAAAAATTGTCTTATCTTAGGTGCTGGAGGATCTGCAAAAGCAATTTGTATGTCATTGATTAAGTCTAATTCAAAAAAAATATATATATATAATAGAACGAAGTCTAATGCCGAAAAACTATTAGATAATTTTTCTAATCATAAAAATAAAATAGAAATTATTGAAAAAAATTATCTTAATAATTTTTCTTTTATGAAAAATATAGATCTAATAATTAACACAACATCTCTCGGTATGACTGGTGGACCAAATCCTAAGATTTCTCCAATAAATACTGATATCATAAATAAGAATGCTTTGTGTTATGACTTAGTTTACTCACCCTCAATGACCCCGTTATTGATAGGAGCTAAAAAAAATAATATTAAATTTCTTGGAGGACTAAGTATGCTAGTATTTCAAGCTGCTTTAGGGTTCAAGCTCACAACAAATTTAGAACCCCCAATTGAAATAATGTTAAATTCTGTAGGTATCGAGAGATAA
- the ruvX gene encoding Holliday junction resolvase RuvX encodes MPILALDIGEKRTGLAISNDVSTICTPLKFISSENIDLFLTELKKILVENKIKKIIVGLPILLSGKEGTRAKFSRYISKRIKKANKNVDVILWDERLSTKEAEKYLIKSGLSKSKIKDKIDSASAVIILESYILGKQNG; translated from the coding sequence ATGCCTATTTTAGCTTTAGATATTGGAGAAAAAAGAACAGGTTTAGCAATTTCAAATGATGTTTCAACTATTTGTACGCCTTTGAAATTTATATCTTCAGAAAATATAGATTTATTTCTTACAGAACTAAAGAAGATATTAGTTGAAAACAAAATAAAAAAAATAATAGTAGGTCTACCTATTCTATTATCTGGGAAAGAGGGTACTAGGGCTAAATTTTCCAGATATATTTCAAAAAGAATAAAAAAAGCAAATAAAAATGTAGATGTTATTTTATGGGATGAAAGATTATCTACAAAGGAAGCTGAAAAATATCTTATTAAATCAGGATTAAGTAAGTCTAAAATAAAAGATAAAATTGATTCTGCATCAGCAGTGATTATTTTAGAGAGTTATATTTTGGGAAAACAAAATGGTTAG
- the alaS gene encoding alanine--tRNA ligase, producing the protein MNTPKTADELRAKFLDFFESKNHLVHPSSSLIPSGDPTLLLTNSGMAQFKSYFSGEKKPPNFRMATSQKCFRTTDIEEVGDDTHLTLFEMLGNFSFGDYFKEEACKWALEFMTDILNFDKNRLFFTVYKDDDETEKIWEKLGIPKKYIYKFGDEDNWWGPAGDEGPCGPCSELHYYTGDLNKMRFTDSKWGPNIHEDFVELYNLVFTQFYRDIDGKDTNLPFNNIDTGMGLERTVSVLNNVKSSYDTDIFRDHLTYLDTLVKGNKKDFDKYKRIIAEHGRSASFLIGDGVLPENTGRGYVLRRLIRRAMITAKKLDLDFPILSPMAKITSMKLSHIYPELEEKLDFIISVLNKEEENFNKTLSFGTQVLSELIRNRGILINQEINISNDVKEVSKEIIGKLGDGGKKKLLSGTEAFILYDTYGFPIEITSEICEEFGLGIDIKSFNEIMDKQKDRSKKSINKDNNEKIYSSLKVLPTNFLGYETLNSKAKVLAIIKNNKIQKKVKTGDSFEIITDRSPFYAEMGGQLGDTGICFSETGEFEVLDTKNPFGGIFVHESKMKSGEISEGSEISMKVEKERREKIKRNHTATHLLHAALREIIGSHVRQSGSLVHPDYLRFDFTNLEALDDHSVKKIEDKVNEYIRNNLDVKVSNTTYSKAIEEGAIAFFDDKYEHDVRTIKIDAPWSFELCGGTHMHKTGGIGLFKIVSEIGIGSGNRRIFATTGIGTEDLVESNQNVVKAIMKTLSSNKDDVIEKFNLLYKLSKDQQKEIENLQIQITNLSLGNTERSSTEEFQIGSTKVSCSKVFAANIGALRKAGDLQRTKLGEGIVILGSIIDQKGSIVIMATDGLDIDAGELAKIIAKETDGGGGGNKFSAQVGIKNIEKFENFFKDPKKIINNIN; encoded by the coding sequence ATGAATACTCCTAAAACAGCAGATGAACTAAGAGCAAAATTTTTAGATTTTTTTGAATCTAAAAATCACTTAGTTCATCCATCATCCTCTCTAATACCTTCTGGTGACCCGACTTTATTACTCACAAACTCAGGTATGGCTCAATTTAAGTCTTATTTTTCTGGAGAAAAAAAACCACCTAATTTTAGGATGGCAACTTCTCAGAAATGTTTTAGAACAACAGATATTGAAGAAGTTGGAGATGACACTCATTTAACACTCTTTGAAATGTTAGGTAATTTTAGCTTTGGAGATTATTTCAAGGAAGAAGCTTGTAAATGGGCATTAGAATTTATGACGGATATACTCAATTTTGATAAAAACAGACTTTTTTTCACAGTTTATAAAGATGATGATGAAACAGAAAAAATTTGGGAAAAATTAGGTATACCAAAAAAATATATTTATAAGTTTGGTGATGAAGATAACTGGTGGGGTCCAGCAGGAGATGAGGGTCCATGTGGTCCTTGCTCTGAGTTACACTATTACACCGGAGACTTAAATAAAATGAGATTCACAGATAGTAAATGGGGTCCTAATATTCATGAAGATTTTGTTGAACTATATAATCTGGTTTTTACTCAATTTTATAGAGACATAGATGGTAAAGATACAAATTTGCCTTTCAATAATATTGATACAGGTATGGGATTAGAAAGAACTGTTTCAGTCTTAAATAATGTCAAAAGTTCTTATGATACTGATATTTTTCGTGATCATCTAACATATTTAGATACTCTTGTTAAAGGAAATAAAAAAGACTTTGATAAATATAAAAGAATTATTGCCGAACATGGAAGATCTGCATCTTTTCTTATAGGTGATGGAGTACTTCCAGAGAATACTGGCAGAGGATATGTCTTGAGAAGACTTATTCGAAGAGCTATGATAACTGCAAAAAAATTAGATTTAGATTTTCCAATATTATCTCCAATGGCTAAAATTACTTCAATGAAATTGAGCCATATATATCCAGAATTAGAGGAAAAATTGGATTTTATTATTTCAGTTCTTAATAAAGAAGAAGAAAACTTTAATAAAACTTTAAGTTTTGGAACTCAAGTTTTATCTGAACTTATTAGAAATAGAGGTATTTTAATAAATCAAGAAATAAATATATCAAATGATGTAAAAGAAGTGTCCAAAGAAATAATAGGCAAATTAGGAGATGGTGGAAAAAAGAAATTATTAAGCGGTACTGAAGCTTTCATTCTATACGATACTTATGGATTTCCTATTGAAATTACCTCAGAAATTTGTGAAGAATTTGGGTTAGGAATTGATATAAAATCTTTCAACGAAATTATGGATAAACAAAAAGATAGATCTAAAAAATCTATAAATAAAGATAATAATGAAAAAATATACTCATCTTTAAAAGTATTGCCTACTAATTTTTTAGGTTATGAAACACTTAATTCAAAAGCTAAAGTTTTAGCAATTATCAAAAATAATAAAATTCAGAAAAAAGTTAAAACAGGGGATTCTTTTGAAATAATTACAGATAGATCTCCTTTTTATGCAGAAATGGGAGGTCAGTTAGGAGATACTGGCATCTGTTTTTCAGAAACTGGAGAATTTGAAGTATTAGATACGAAAAATCCCTTTGGAGGAATTTTCGTTCATGAGTCAAAGATGAAGTCGGGCGAAATCTCAGAAGGATCTGAAATATCTATGAAAGTAGAAAAAGAAAGAAGAGAAAAAATCAAAAGAAACCATACTGCAACACATCTTTTACATGCAGCTCTTAGAGAAATTATTGGAAGTCATGTTAGGCAGTCGGGGTCTTTAGTTCATCCAGACTACCTGAGATTTGATTTTACTAATTTAGAAGCTTTGGATGATCATTCTGTCAAGAAAATTGAAGATAAAGTCAATGAATATATAAGAAATAATCTAGATGTAAAAGTCTCAAATACTACATACAGTAAAGCCATAGAAGAAGGAGCTATTGCTTTTTTTGATGATAAATATGAGCATGATGTAAGGACTATTAAAATAGACGCACCTTGGAGCTTTGAGCTATGTGGTGGGACTCACATGCATAAAACTGGTGGAATTGGATTATTTAAGATTGTTTCAGAGATTGGAATTGGATCAGGAAATAGAAGGATTTTTGCCACAACAGGAATTGGAACAGAAGATTTAGTAGAAAGTAATCAAAATGTGGTCAAAGCAATAATGAAAACTCTTAGCTCAAATAAAGATGATGTTATTGAAAAATTTAATTTATTGTACAAACTATCAAAAGATCAACAAAAGGAAATTGAAAATTTACAAATACAAATTACGAATCTATCCCTAGGTAATACAGAAAGGTCATCTACTGAAGAATTTCAAATAGGCTCTACAAAGGTTTCTTGTTCTAAAGTCTTTGCTGCCAATATAGGTGCATTAAGAAAGGCTGGAGATTTGCAAAGAACTAAACTTGGAGAAGGAATAGTTATTTTAGGATCTATTATTGATCAAAAAGGCTCAATAGTAATTATGGCTACAGATGGATTGGATATCGATGCTGGAGAATTAGCTAAAATTATCGCTAAAGAAACTGATGGAGGTGGAGGTGGAAATAAATTTTCAGCTCAAGTTGGTATTAAAAATATAGAAAAATTTGAAAACTTTTTTAAAGATCCTAAAAAAATAATTAATAATATCAACTGA
- a CDS encoding dihydroxy-acid dehydratase, which translates to MAKYNKSEKWFGEKNLEGFLHRSGMKAQGWPDNMIKNRPIIGIANSFSEAVHCNSHLRNLAEHVKKGVIEAGGTPIEFPVISLGEFFLTPTSMYLRNQMSIDVEEMIKGLPIDGVVLLSGCDKTTPAMLMGAASANIPTILLPGGPSLRGDWRGQELGSCTDCRKFWNELRAGNISQDDYDSMEESIYRSPGHCMVAGTASTMSVISEAMGLTLKGAASIPAVDSRRLALSNKTGQRIVEMVNENIRIENFLKKENFHNGISALMSFGGSTNAIIHMLAIAGRTKVGIDLEDFNKISEKTPVIANLKPAGEMLMEDLHYAGGVSGILKNIQDLIYKEVITVSGEKISEIVNEAEIYNENVIRGKSNSINKEGSICILKGTLAPNGAVIKVAAASKKFLEHTGKALVYDSAEELSNNIDKPDLEVDENTVLILRNNGPVGGQGMPESGFLPIPKKLLDKGIRDIVRISDARMSGTAFGTIILHVSPESYVGGPLSLVENGDLISISIKNKSIDLKVDDSILEKRRNKKRKNITISEYERGYGYIYKKHILQAEDGCDFDFLRL; encoded by the coding sequence ATGGCTAAATATAATAAAAGTGAAAAATGGTTTGGTGAAAAAAATTTAGAAGGATTCTTACATAGATCAGGTATGAAAGCTCAAGGTTGGCCCGATAATATGATCAAGAACCGTCCAATTATTGGTATAGCAAATAGTTTCTCTGAAGCAGTTCATTGTAATTCTCATCTTAGAAATTTAGCTGAACATGTAAAAAAAGGGGTTATAGAAGCAGGTGGAACACCTATTGAGTTTCCTGTGATATCTTTGGGAGAATTTTTTCTCACTCCTACATCAATGTATCTTAGGAATCAAATGTCAATAGATGTTGAAGAAATGATTAAGGGCTTGCCCATAGATGGAGTTGTTCTTCTTTCTGGGTGTGATAAAACAACTCCTGCAATGTTAATGGGAGCAGCATCTGCTAACATTCCAACAATTTTACTTCCTGGAGGGCCTTCTCTAAGAGGTGATTGGAGAGGTCAAGAATTAGGATCTTGTACAGATTGTAGAAAATTTTGGAACGAACTTCGTGCAGGTAATATTTCGCAGGATGATTATGATTCAATGGAAGAATCAATTTACAGGTCTCCTGGTCATTGTATGGTTGCAGGAACAGCATCAACAATGAGTGTAATCTCAGAAGCTATGGGACTCACTTTGAAAGGTGCTGCATCTATCCCTGCAGTTGATTCGAGAAGACTAGCATTATCAAATAAAACTGGTCAAAGAATTGTTGAAATGGTAAATGAAAATATAAGAATTGAAAATTTCTTAAAAAAAGAAAACTTTCATAACGGAATTAGTGCATTAATGTCTTTCGGTGGATCTACAAATGCCATTATCCATATGTTAGCTATTGCAGGAAGAACTAAAGTTGGTATTGATTTAGAGGATTTCAATAAAATATCAGAAAAAACTCCCGTCATAGCCAATTTAAAACCTGCTGGAGAAATGTTGATGGAGGATCTTCATTATGCAGGAGGAGTTTCTGGAATATTAAAAAATATACAAGATTTAATTTATAAAGAAGTTATTACAGTTTCTGGTGAAAAAATATCTGAAATTGTAAATGAAGCTGAAATTTATAACGAAAATGTAATAAGAGGTAAATCTAATTCAATAAATAAGGAAGGCAGTATTTGTATTCTTAAGGGAACTCTAGCTCCAAATGGTGCAGTTATAAAAGTAGCCGCGGCAAGTAAAAAATTTCTTGAACATACTGGAAAAGCTCTAGTTTATGATTCTGCTGAAGAATTATCAAATAATATAGATAAACCAGATCTTGAGGTTGACGAAAATACAGTCCTAATTCTTAGAAATAATGGTCCAGTCGGAGGTCAAGGTATGCCTGAATCTGGATTTTTACCTATCCCAAAAAAATTATTGGATAAGGGAATCAGAGATATTGTAAGAATTTCAGATGCAAGAATGAGTGGTACAGCATTTGGAACCATAATTCTTCATGTTAGTCCTGAAAGTTATGTTGGTGGACCACTTTCTTTAGTTGAAAATGGAGATCTTATTTCTATATCAATAAAGAATAAATCTATTGATCTTAAAGTTGATGATTCAATTTTAGAGAAGAGAAGAAATAAAAAGAGAAAAAATATAACTATATCTGAATATGAAAGAGGATATGGCTATATTTATAAGAAACATATTTTACAAGCTGAAGATGGATGTGATTTTGATTTTTTAAGATTATAA